The genomic window CAATTCGGCCGCAAGAGCGCCAGGGCCACAATCGCCAGCAGGAGAAGCTGCAGAAATAACAGCAGACTCTGCCGCATCCGCTGCCAGAGGCTGTTCACCCGCAGGTCTTCGATCGAGCGCGTCCAAAGAAAAGTGCTCGGCACCTCGAGCGGCTCGCGCTTCAGCTTCAGGAAATAGAGCGCGACGACAATCGCCGGCGGCACGGCCGCAAACGCTCCCCATGCCCACCAGGATGGAAGCATGTTGATGAACTGCATTCAAACCTCATCGTACCAAGCCTCGAGTGCGCAGGTAGCGTGTGACGAGTTGCTCCACGGGCAGGTCGTTGCGGGCCATCAGATACGACATGCCGCGGCGATTGCAGAAGGTCTTCGCCCCATCGACGAAGGCGGCCAGTGTGCGCCGGTAGCGGGCCAAAAGCGGCGCGCTCACCGTGATCTCCGCCGCGTCCCCGTCCTCGCAATCCACCAGCCGCAAGTCACCCTTGATCTCCGGCTCGATCTCCTCGGCGCTAAGCACCTGGATTACATACACATCCATCTCCCGGGCGACCAGATACCGCAGCGCCGATTCATAGCCCTGCTTGTCCATCAAATCGCTAATCAGGATCAGGATGCCCTTGCCCGAATTGCGGATGCAGAAATCCTTGACTCCATCGGCCAGCGACGTCGTTTCTACAGGTTCGATCGCTT from Pirellulales bacterium includes these protein-coding regions:
- a CDS encoding BatA domain-containing protein gives rise to the protein MQFINMLPSWWAWGAFAAVPPAIVVALYFLKLKREPLEVPSTFLWTRSIEDLRVNSLWQRMRQSLLLFLQLLLLAIVALALLRPN